The genomic segment ctgacattaaatgataaaattaaaaataaaattaattttaaaaaaaacttaaaaaaaaccaaagttaacTCGTGTTAACTTTCAAAACCCATAACTCTAGTCTTGAGCCTAAGACTAACCCTATAAAAGACAAGCCTTAAAAAATAacgaaacaaaaattttaaaatttgaaaatgttaaagagatgaagttgaaaaacaatgcaataaaaaaataatcaaaaacaaaagaaatagtaattaaaagaatagaaactaaatttgatataaaaataatttgaaatcaaatgccaagggatgaaattgaaaaaaaatcaattagaaaaagaattaaaaataaataaacatctataaaaaaataagtaccaaattcaatataaaaattaaataaaactaaatgataAAGGATgagattgcaaaaaaaaaaaaaaaaaacccgagtaTGAATAGATGAAAACACACATTGATGCAAATTTAACAATTTTTGTTTGTAAGGGTAGTGGAGTCTTTATATATTgtctttaaaatgtaaaaaacttgaatttcccaacattttaaaatattttccttttcaaggtaatatagttattaaactatGCATTTGAAAGAAaggtaaaaatatcaaattatttttaattaatctcataATGACCCATGAATCCTTAGTAAAAGAACATTTTATCTCATCACCGAGGTGGAATGAAGACTAACTTAAGAAAATGATggtagaaatttattttaaaaacatggtaaATAAACACAtttgagattaaattaaaagtagaatccacttaattttaaaactaaaattttactagaaattattttaaaaaaatactttaaaataaaatattaacatgattaaaataaaaatacaggtgaatgagaaatttatcttaaaaaacctttattatatatatatattatgaaactcaaaattttttatttatatttaaaaaatataagattttcttataatttatattagttATTTACCTCCACAACAGTACGAGGTAACTAATAAGGTATCTAGAATGAAGGAAAAATGATgaaggaagaaaaaggagagacttaattaaacttggtCGATTGTCTTACGAATCGAAATGAAGGTAATGATGCTGTCCGGAAAATAGAGGGGGGCAAAGAAAAACATAccgcacctttttttttattgctgtaTGAGAACAGCATGGCAAGTTATTTTTGGTAGTTCATGTAAGCACGCAAGGGGTGAAAAACATTTGTTTGGGAAAAAGTAAAAATGCAAATAAGCAATCATGGAAGCACAAAGTGGACGCCCATCTAGAAGCAAGGTGGTTAAATTGCAGAAGCAAAAATGTGTTTTGCTAGATAAATTACTCTTTTAGTGTtcatgcaattttatttttttatttgaatgaagcATGTCCTTTTATTAGTAGCTTGATTTtctgaataaaaatgaaattatttttttttataaaaaatttaataatttgaaataattaataattatttttttataaaaaaaaatctctaaacaATGCCAATATCTCTTATGAGGAGAAGATTAGTTGATTCTTACTgagttccttttgttttcttatggGTTCCTCTCGTTCGTTAAGGACAGAGAGTTCCAAAGACTTCAAAAAGAATCACTTTACAGAAATTGTTCGATGAAATGATTGAAAGGGATTTTGTTTTTGGGAATTAGGAATGATATTATTGTCAATTATCaattataaatgatattttttttttattttgaggcTGCAATGAGtttttagtaattaaaataaatataaaataatcaaaaaattattaattttcttaaaatattaagtGTTGGCTACATATAAAATTCATTCAGGATACAAGtgtaatttctttaattatagtaaaaaaataaaatcacaaataaacattaaaagattttttataattattcataaattataaagtATTCTTATATGTCAATAACTCATCAATGTtctaaaaagattaaaacaacCAAAAGtccataattttcttttcacactctctctcctctcctctcctctctccatCCATAAACCGCAACCACCACCTACCACCGCCAAACTACTACCATCATCTAATTTCTATCATTAACGAACTCAAAACAACTAGTATCACTATCCTTTTCCACCCAAGACTAGTAAAACCACCACTAATAGTGGTCAATGCGCAACGACAACCACTTGGCTTGTTTAGCAATCTAAATGGTTGCAGACTTGTAAGTGACTAATTGTTGGTGGTGACTAATTAAGTATCTATAGTGGCTTGATTATGGATAGTTAAGTCTTGTAGTTGCTTGGTTTATTCCTCCCTGCGGAGAGGATATAGAAAATTATTGTTAAGGATGGGGGTTAGGGTTTGAGGTGATGGTTGTCGAGGAGGGGCGGTGGTGTTGTTTAGCAAAGAAGGAGGGCAGCTGCTAACATGAGCCAGTGGTGGAGACGAGGCATTCTTAAATGATGGGTGTTGAGGTGGATGGCACTGTTCAAGAGAGGAGGATAGGATCATGGATTTTAATTCCATTTAATATAATGATTTCAGTTATAAATGccatttggattaaaaaaataataatcataacatAAGTCAAAtgctaaatatataatattttttacattttatttggatgatgattaataatataaattaaaataaagtatataaaCAGTTagatgtaaaatataatttataaaaaagttgaTCAAATTATTTACACGCTCGAAGTACaagataaaaaatgtttttaatgatttatatagaaaaaaacaattgatttgtCCGGATCAAGAGACAAATTtcccaaacaagaaaaaatgattacACATCAGATTCcatttgtaattaaaagaattcatTTGTCGTGCTTATTTTCAGGACAAATGTTGTGCCTTTACCTTATAAAACTCCCATGAAAAGCATGATGGTAATCACAACCTCGGCATTTTTTGTGCCATTATTGTCTTCTTTTTCTCACTTTTGGTCTTTCTTTGACACCTCACTACTTTCCTCTTCCAGTTTTGAGAACCAATGCAATTTCAGCTCCATGATTGCTTTCTTGTACTTTTCCCTAGGTGCTTTACTTTCCAGGCCTCTCTATGGACTAGGCAATGTATGTTTCAAACCGCATTTTGTGCGGATGTTTGCGCGTTTTCCATAGCTTGATTGCTTTTGccattaaaaagtatttttaaagatttttttattttaaattatttttttatttttttatgtttttagattattttgatattttgatatcaaaaataaattttaaaaaataaaaaaatattattttaatatataatattttaaaaaataattattataacaatattaaatagactcttaattgatattttattttatttttaaaatttctttagcACGTATTGAGACTCGTAAAAAATATCACTTTTGGAATATAGTGTATaatattgtttgaaaatatttttcaattaaaataatagttttttgatttttttaattttttatacaaacatattaaaatcataaaaaaacacttataaaaacattaatttagtactttttagatgaaaaattttttgaaaaattttttgaaaaaaattattaaaaaatagattggattacaaaaataaacacacacaaaGTTAAAGTCCTTGTTTTAACCCTCACCACAtctattataaatttgttttttgtctaGTTCCATGAATGATTATGAAAAACTCTAAAATGTGTTGGTTTTCACCATAAAACCTCACTTTACTCTTGAAAAAACAATCGTTTTAACTATAATTGAGGGGTAAAATAGTTTATTTACAAGGACACACTTGTCATCATCTCATAACGGtctttcaaaattgttttttaacagCATAACGACTAAGATAAccttttgagaaaaaaaaaaaaaagaactaggaTCTAAGGGTTTTAAtggcatttttattttctaagcaCAGATACATTACTTAACAGCacttaaaatcaaaaaaattaaaacatcctTGTTGGGTTTTTCTATCTTTTACTCTTTGTACTTTTGTCATGGTCACATTGAATAGGAGTAATGTGATGTTttagtaaagataaaatattaataaaaagaaaaggtagtttttatgtacaaaaaattacttaaatgccattggatttaaaaaaaaattccatgctAGGGCAATTTGGTCTTTTTATCTCAGTTCTTTTGTAACTCTAGCGTTGAATATGTGAGTTGACGCCGCCCACATCCTTCAAAAGATGTGTGCGAAGAAGTTCAGCTGTCAAGATACTCCATCCACAATGGTGTTGAGAGCGTACAAATGTCTTATCCataatgatttttgtattttttaggtcattttataaaatttatttttattcaaatttatttttttttcttgtggggTTATCCCAATCCTATGTCCACGTTAACAAGGTTAGCAATTTAATTTGGGTTggcttgcatattttttttttattgttttttcttcaaattttttttaatttgattgattagtatttttttttattaagaattttgaatttatttgaattGTGCTTCTATAAAGTCGTTCCTATTTTTTACTAGTTGCtttttctcataaattttaattctattcTTATTACTAGTTGATTTTTCATCCATGACGAGGCTGGCCacttctattttaaaataataatcataaaataaataaattggattGACAGTTCTTGGAACAAGTCAGAAGCCAGATTCTTATAACTGCAGTGAATATTGTAACTACTGATTCAAGAATTATTTTCCAAATATCTAGCTAGTTTTAGCGGTTTGATtgaaaaagggcaaaaaaactaattttagaaaattaaaaattcatcaaaacaaCTGCAGATTAAATCACagatattaaaaatcaataatggcAATTGGTAATCCATTAGGAAAACGTCAATaacctaaaagaaaacatatggaAAGGgaagataaataaagaaatagaaaaccaaatctaattctcaatatttgtttcaacAAGCTTGAACCATTGGCTTGTTGGATTATCCTTGCACGTAGGATCATCTCCAACGCAGATGCACTTCTTGGTTACGATATTTCCAGCAAATGGAGGCTCCAAGTGTAAGCACAGATATTCTCCCTTGTGATCTTTGGAAGCTAAGTGAAGTTTGCTGGCGGAGATTGGTTTCCAAGTGGTTTGTGAGCAGTCGGGGGTTAGGATTGGTGGCAGTCCATCGCCAATGGCTTTGAGGCACAGCCCAGTTCCCTTCAACTCAAGGGGACCTTCATGTCCATTGTGGGTCCACCTAGCCAAGCCCTTGCAATTGCCTGCACGAATCTGAGCATCCATCCCTTCACCTACACAAGCACCACTTTGTGGATGGTACATAATGTAGTtcagaggaaccgttgattttGGATCTGCATGCCAggatttcttttcaaaagagTAGCAAATGACAGAGAAAAGAAGTATATAGCAGAGGAATGAACGTGTAATCAATCAAAAGTAGACATACCTAGAAGTGTTTGCTTAAGAAGCCCCAACCTCCTTTCAACTTTTGGGTTTTTTACACGATCCCAATCGATTTCCAGGACTCCAAAATATTCCTCCATGTTAGTGACGTTTTGTCTAAGATAATAACTTCCTTGCAAAGCCCACAAGCCCCAATCCAAGTCTTTCTCAGCAGCCCAAGTAGAAAAACAACTCAAGAATCTATCATCATCAGCAGGCAATTGTTTCCTATCGATACCaaattcactaaaaaataaaggaactgCATTCTCACCATTAGTAACAAAGCCGAGATTGTTGTTTAGTGATCCAATCTTATCTGCGCAAGCCTTATTTACTGATCCATCCACCCAGGGATTGCCCTTACCACCCCATGAGTACGAGTGTCCCTCGAAAATCAACTTATTatcaaaattagattttaaggAATGATTCTTGAAGTATGTCAAGTCCGTGGCAAAATTTAAGCCTGAAGCAATCACGAGCACATCTGGATTGGCCTGGTGAACCTGTGCTGCTGCTTCCATGATGTAATGATCAAACCAGAGAGTTGCATTTTGATTCTTGCCGCGGGGTTCGTTGCGCAATCCAATGCTGATGAGCTACAATAACATGATTCATTGGTTAATTATCTACACTGATCTAAATCTTGATGGCATTATCAAACCAAAaagatcttttatttatataaaagatacAGAGAACCGTGTCCTCATCGCCTTCAAAAGATCTGAGCGTGATTTAAGAAGGAATTTGGGAAGTTCAATTAGAATACCTGACTTTTTCCCTTAAAGCGCTGGGCTACCAATTTGAGGCCTTCTATCCACTCCTCAGGATCAAAGTGGGGATCATTTGGGAAgccattttcatcatcattgcTGCAGCACCAAATTGGCTCGCTTATATGGTTATCAGCATCAATCATTATACCAAAAGCCCCAAGAGCATCAACAACAGCTTCATAGGCCTGAGGGACAGTCATTTTTAGCACAAAAGGGTTGTGCTTGATCACCCCAGCCTTAGCTTTCTTCAGGTTTAGACGATCAAAGGATTCCTCAATTGTAAGATTTGCATATCTAGTGAACATGTGTGTAGAAAATGTGAAACGAATGCAATTGTAATTGTTCTTTACAATTTCAGATGCAATGAATGGCAAGGGTTGCTTATCAAGACCTTCTGCCAACATTGGAAAAACATGGGCTGGCCAATTAGCACAGTGTAGCTTCACTCTTTCTCCTGTTCTTTCATCAACAAGCCATCTACCTTGGGTTTTCAACGGAAGAGAATAAGATGGGACTGCATAAACAATAAAGCTAAACAGGAGAATGGCTTGAAAATTCTTGCCTAGCATCTTCATCGCTAAAACCCTCCAAAGCTCAACTACCTAAGAGAACCAGTATTATTTGTCTAATCACCTAGCACATTTATATACTAGCCAAGAGATAAGAACATTTGTTGATTTAAAACCAGATGGGATTCTAATCTGGATATATGACAGTTTTGAGCTCGTCCTCAGCCTATAAAAGATATATAGGCATCCACCAACCAATCAGAAAGCATTAAAGGCACACGGTTCCTTGATTACATGTAGCTGCAAAGGTATATGCCAGCCTGCAAAACACATCAGTTTCTTATTGGGATAATTTTATCCACTCTTTCCATCGTACGAGTAAATAAGatggaaaaacaagagaaatccTCTTGTAATTAGATTTTGTGAGGATTTTGGATAGGAATTAGGTAACCGACTAGTTTGAAATTCGAAGCTTAGTTAGGTGGAATTAAGTTCGTTTTACAAGTAGTAATTTGGTGAATGATAATGCAATTTTCTCCTTAATAATCGAGTCTCAAATTTGCATAACAGATTGGATTCCCAAAATAGCAGTCTATTTACAGAAACGAGGACCAAAACTAAAAGCATGCAGCATTGAAAAGTCATTGACACTTGACTTAAGGATCCCACCTAAAGAACAAACACCACTTCACACATTTCTCAACACAAGCTTGAACCATTGGCTTGTTGGATCATCCTTCCAGTCAGCGTGTCCCACGCCTTTTAAGCGACGTGTGAGCTGGTTTTTGTGGTGATGTTCGATACGTCGCAGTATCCCTTTATGTCTGAGCGGCCTGTGTGGCTAGAGGAGCTCTAATttggcatttgttttttttttcttttccatctcCTCATGGCTAGAGGAGCTCTAATTTACCAATTGATCCTCTTAGTAAACAAAAAACACCTTCCCATAATCTTGAGCATACTGTCCACAATCTTGAAtaagaaatcatattttttatcatgattctCTCTCCATGGATCGAGCAAAAAAGAATTGGTGGCTAGCATTTAAGCCAGTTTTGAGTGGTAATTTCGAGTCAATGTTTAACATATCCTATGATCAgactaatcaaataatatatacattgtaaaaaatatgaaaatgaaacTTTGAGTAAAACAGtaaaagtaacaaaaatattaaacaaacttTTAGAGTAAAGTTCGTTTATGCttaacaaatacttaataaGTCAGTTAATCAAGATAGAAAACATACTCAAATCATATTGaggagataaatttattttcaagttatttttggattatttattagttatgtcggatttattttattagatttatttagcaattatataaatagttgATGCTTTAttcaattcttgatttttttaaaaaataatatttagatgtttttaataatttaaaaaaatttaaagctcTAATTCTTTAGTTTTCTTGCAAATACTTTTGCAAGTCAATCAATGACAGTTTTTCTAATAATGTACAAGAGAGAACACAAGAAAATTTCCTCCATAAATTGCTTTAGAAAATTTTTAGCAATACTTAGCAAGTCAATCAATCaactataatttttcaattcatgTACATGAGAAAGCATCAggaaattttctttgtaatttacTAGAAATTCTGAGTGAAATATCCGGTCAACAGTTGTATTATCTTTGGTTTTCTTTATTTAGGTTTTCTTCATTTACTactatttattttccattttccaATAGAGTACTTGAGAGGGGGTAACGTCACCCCACTCAACTCTACGTAGATTCGCCATCGCACATTTGTTAAAAGAAGCTCGAAACACTGGCTTGTTGAATCATGCTTGCAGTTAGGATCATCTCAGACATAAAAGCACTTCCTAGTGATAATTTTCTTGGAAGATTCCATGGGGAAGCACAAAAATCCTCCCTTGTCATCTTCGGCAGCCGACTGAAGTTTAGAAAGTGAAGTCCAGCTGTTTGTGGGCTAAAGCAGTAAGTAGATAGAATTGGTGCAAGCCCATAGCCCACAGCTTTGAGGCAAAAACCACCATTTCCGTCGACCATTTTCACACCTGTAGCAAACATACGTTGGAGGCAAATGTATTTGCTTCAGCCAAAGACATTTTCAACGTATTGGATGTAACATGCATGGTATAGATGCCGCAAGATGTAGATCCCTTGAAGGACCCCGCCTGGAAAGATGAGTAacatctataaaaatatttttcatcaaatttgcAACATTCTATACATAAGCTGTAACGTTTTTCAATACCCATTTCAATATCtctggtttaagaaaaaaattaaaaaaaaccctgggCATAATCTTCATATCCTTTGTAATCCCAACTGTTTGTAATGAATGCATATTATATACTAAGAACAAAATATTTGAGTTCTTTGAACCTCGATCCAAGTAACGAGACGCAGTTGCCCAAGCTTGCTTAGGCAACCATATCTACTGGTTGCTTAACAATTTTAATGTGCaacaaatatagtttttatatctTGCACCTAAACTTTTTATAGgatagatattgtttttttatcactaaTAACTACATTTATGCTATGCCTACCAACTCATATGAATACGagtgaaaataaatatactacGTTATATTGAGGTGTTTTATATTCTTCTTCAATCACGTACTAGACACAAAACTCATGACACAATATCATACTAACCAATAAGACATCTTGATTGGTCAATGACATGATTCTTTTTtcaatgaagaaattataagtTTTTGTGTATAAATACATCATGTCATCTAATCAAGGAGAGGACTTTTTTTATTCTAGCATACGAAGTCCATAATCTTGCTACACTTAGATGTGCTTCCTTGCACTTTCTTTACTATATGTTCCAATAAAGAACTGATTTTACAGGAACCACTTATCAGTccgagaaaattaatttttctacgTGTCACAACATCATTAGTATCTTAtcatatgataagaaaaatattgtaccttatataaaaacaaaaacacactaATGTCTTGAGAACAAATAATGCACTCACAACAAACATTGAAGagaaagtgtgtgtgtgtgtgtgttgaaaTTGGTAGCACTGATGAGATCGACAACGTTAATAAAATCGACAGCAGGGGCTGATGATAAGTTTAGATGATGAATAGTCAaagaattgatgaaaaatactaCTGGCACGAATGGAAGCATGCATAGACAGTGGCAACGTGCATGAGCAATGGTAGATTCAACATTAGTGTACGTCTAACGATTTGGTAGACATGGATTGATGTTTAGCACGAACTTCGACTTATACAACGGACGATGGACAATCCAAGACATGCTGAGACACAGCATGACTGGCAACAAAGGTGCAGTTTGGCAGTTGGTCTGTAGGATGCAAGTCAAGGGAGTTGCAACAATTTAGGACAATTTAGGAGAAATGGTCGAGGAACATGTGTTAGAACTTAGGGATAATTTTCTATTGTAGCTTCCATTATGTTTTGTAATATGTAGGTTGTAAATATTATTGTGTAGCATGTAATGCATTGTAGTCGATGCAAGTTTTATGGGTAAGTAGAATCATTATGTATAGTACACGTATACATATAAACTTGTGTATATCATTTTACGTTAATAAAAGGTTAAGATTAGTTCATGTAATAACTTGTGGGTTTTTACATGTTATATTCTTTTTACTTGTGTGTTCCATGCATCTTGTAACAAGAAGAGTATTATTGGGAAATTTCTTAGTGAAGAGAAAAACTTAGTTACTAGATAAACACATgtgaatcaaaaaaagaaaatgttgagTTTAACAAAGGATTGGGCTGCTACTTAGAAGctggaaaattttgaaaagaaaaattcgaTCATGTAACAATTAGTACGTGTGTGGGCGCAATTATAAAATGTTCAACCAATCCTTGAATTTTGGTCTTCATAAGGCATAATCTCTcttgtatttttggattattaacATGACTCGTATGAATACCAAGATGCCATAATACTCCTCCATATTGGTTATATTACATGAAATACCTAAAAGAAATGGGTTTTCAGATGGAGCTTCcttgtttatataaacaataaagcTCCTTCCAGATCTTGCACCGTCTTCACACCGTCTCTTGCACCATCTTCGTGTACTCAACAAAATCCCCTAGTTATTGCACTTTCTTTGATTACTCTTTCTGCAAATTGAGAAATAGAGTGAGTGAGATAAGAGAGTAACCAAATGATAACAATTAAGAAAACCCTAGATTACAAAAGATTGTTCCTCCAAACACCCCATGACCAGCTCTTACTATCAAAGACATTATAGCTTCTCCTTCTTGTTTTCACGTTAACTCTCCTCTTCCATCTTAGCCTCCAAATCCCATTCCTAGTCAGTCCACTTCAAAACCTCAaagttgattgattgatttgtaGTGGTATTGTGATTGTTGCGCATTCACACAGCCCTTTGTTTTACATGGATTTAATGAAGAGGAGGAATTGATGTAAATTCATCTCTTAAATGGTATAaagttttttactttatttatttttatgttgtacacTCGGCGTGGTTAgtgagaaattaaagaaaatagaaatatattGTAAATAAGAAGTATCCTATTGGCAGATGTGTTCTTGGCCTTGTACTCAACATAAAGAATTTTGCATGCCACTAGATTTGTATATAGAATTAGGTTGTCAGTATGAAGTACCATTACTGAAAAGAGAACATCAGTACATATATTTTAACTGAATTACATTGTCACAGTTCATTAATCAGCTAGCAAGTTTCACGATAACATATTCTGTAAAATCCCATGATTCAGACAACCATGTTGTAAAGTGTAATCGTTTGATTGCAAGAATATGCTTGGTTTTCAAGTTTCTGCTCAATCTTTTTCAAGCCTAACCTTCATCTCTTCCTTATTAACTGCGGGGAGCTGCAAGAAAGGTCGTTTAATTGGTGCTAAAGGAACTCAAGTTGTTGAAGCTATTTTCAATACTTCTTTGACAGGGTAAGATTTCTATGTGTTCTTTATAAAGATatgaattttaggtttttttttcgtttGTATGGTATTATGTTCTGTTAATCATGTTGAGTAGGTCGCTTAATTGAGTTAGTAGAACTAAAATTGCTGTAACCCAGTTCTTTTGATGAGGGAGAGTTTCCCCGGGTTTCAGATTTTGAGGTTTGGAATATTTAAAATAGAGTTTCCGCCTCTTGTATGTTTTTCTGAGTTGTTTCCATTTTTTAACCCATAGTTATTTACTATTGCAATCTTCTCTTTTACAAATCTTCGTGCTTGATTATGTGTTATTGACTGTATTTTGATGGCCTATCGAAATGGTTATCAAGCACAGCATTAAGCTATGTGACCCAAGCACATCAATTGCAGTAGAAGAGTCTTGCGTAACAGAAAATGATTGTTATTGGCTATTGCTGCTTCGGCTGAGGTCAGGTTCAAACGATCAGAAGATTGTGCTAAAGTAAGCTTGGCACATTGAGCACGAGTGAACATGAATGTTGCCCATGTAACACGAATACAATTTTTAACAATTTGGGCTGCAATAATTTAAGGATTGCCTGTCAAGACCCTTAGCGAGCAGTGGTCCAACGTGTGAAGGCCAACTGGCACAGGCTAGCTTCACCCTTTCA from the Populus nigra chromosome 1, ddPopNigr1.1, whole genome shotgun sequence genome contains:
- the LOC133684866 gene encoding glycosyl hydrolase 5 family protein-like — protein: MKMLGKNFQAILLFSFIVYAVPSYSLPLKTQGRWLVDERTGERVKLHCANWPAHVFPMLAEGLDKQPLPFIASEIVKNNYNCIRFTFSTHMFTRYANLTIEESFDRLNLKKAKAGVIKHNPFVLKMTVPQAYEAVVDALGAFGIMIDADNHISEPIWCCSNDDENGFPNDPHFDPEEWIEGLKLVAQRFKGKSQLISIGLRNEPRGKNQNATLWFDHYIMEAAAQVHQANPDVLVIASGLNFATDLTYFKNHSLKSNFDNKLIFEGHSYSWGGKGNPWVDGSVNKACADKIGSLNNNLGFVTNGENAVPLFFSEFGIDRKQLPADDDRFLSCFSTWAAEKDLDWGLWALQGSYYLRQNVTNMEEYFGVLEIDWDRVKNPKVERRLGLLKQTLLDPKSTVPLNYIMYHPQSGACVGEGMDAQIRAGNCKGLARWTHNGHEGPLELKGTGLCLKAIGDGLPPILTPDCSQTTWKPISASKLHLASKDHKGEYLCLHLEPPFAGNIVTKKCICVGDDPTCKDNPTSQWFKLVETNIEN